Genomic segment of Arachis stenosperma cultivar V10309 chromosome 4, arast.V10309.gnm1.PFL2, whole genome shotgun sequence:
tttttcttttgatatttGCATTGCCACCAATTTCCGAACCCTGTTATCAGGAATTTGACTAATCTAACTTGAAGATTTCCAGCATGAGTTTAAGGAACTTGAATGTTACATTTTGAGATAATGCAACCTACTTTGTAGCACTACTTGATGAATTAGCTTTCAACAGACATTTACCATTCTCTTCAAATTTCGAATAACAGGCACAGAAACAAGAAGAGCTTCCAGAGAAGGTGCTATGCTGTCTTAGATTGAACAAGATTGACCTTAGTAATAATGACCAAATACCTATGCTTGTGATCAGTGATGATGAATGCTAAGGGCTTCCATCACTACCTTGCATTGCAGGGGGTTGTTAGTGTTAAAACTATATTATTACAAACAATTTTTCATTAAATAGTTACTTCCTTATTGGATGAGGAAAAATGGAGTTCCAGGTTTATGCTTTGGTGCAACTCCTGTAGTTACATATTTTTCTGTAACATTCTTAAATTCAGAGAAATAGAAGTTAAGAGATTAATAGAAATTAAGTTTTGTGTTGTACCTTGTAACAAGTCAGAATCATGATAAATTTTTGTCTGATATTTTTCGTTTGAAAAGACAGAAATAGCAATTGTACACTTTAAATTCACATTCATCATCACCTTAAGTTCTTATATTTCTTACCACAATTTAATTTTGTCACATATAAACAGATGTGAGACACACATCACTTAAGATAGATGTGTACCTAACACTTTTGAATGACAAATGCTACCAATTTATGTGTTTCTAACTTTGCATTGTAACCTCTTCTTGTTGTGAATAATTGAACAACCAATTACCAACTAACTTTAAATTAATCCAGATTGAGACATGAGCATTGTGCAGAACTACATATTCTTTGTTGTTTAAAAGATATATCAGTGACATTTTCTGTGACAAAATatacaagaaaatgaaaaatgCAGCCAACATTGTTAGAAATAATTTGAAGTGGAAAAGCTATATATGTAATATAATGAAGGTGGATTCTAGTAAGACTGCTATGGTGGCTATGATGACTATGCAAGAGTTGTTAAAATTAAAGTCAcatcttctttttcattttggtAGTACTTTTTTTAAGCaacactttttaaaaaatattgttttaacaataaaaaaacgTTAACTTTTATTTTAGCAACACTTTTTGAAACACTATAATTACTGTAATATACTTTTAGTTGATTAGCTGACAGTTGGCAATGTAAAactggaaaaagaaaaaataaaataaaaaatgaagagGGTATCTCTTTTTTTAATAACAGTTTGTTCATATTTTGTAGTCATATTAATTTTGCATTTGTCTATTTAAGCAGTTGGTAAGTAGTAGTTAAGAAGATAATGATAAGTTTCCATTTAGTTGTTATGTAGGTATAATCATACCTTAGTATTCTATATAACTGTTGAAAACTtgaaattagtaaattaaatcaaatttggAAAGCCATTAAGggaaaagattaaaaaaaaaaaaagggaggtTCGTAAGCAAATATGTCCTCATGAATTTGTCTTTTATTTCCTCTTCATTCTACAGTATTAGGATCAGCATAATTCATATATACTCTCTCTTGTATTGGAGACGTAAGATCTTATGAGAAATGGAAAGAGTATACATGTATATGATTGATCGATAGCTAGGTGATATgattagtttttttattattattattattttaagaaaagCAACATAATCTAAAAGAATAATACTACacatccaaatttttttattaatcaagtCTAATTAAATTGGtctaacataataaaaaatagttatgaCTAATATTATTCCAAATCTTATTGTTTAACTTAGTTAGACTTagtttacaaaaaaaatttaaatgtgtaGCATTACTCAATTTAAAATGTCTAAAAATCATATAAATGTATGATATTTAAATGAGGTTTATCCCATTGTCATTGATGTCATATTTGCTCTTATCTGTCTATTTTGAAATAGGCAAGAACTACAAGGACaatgatttaaaatttgagcCGATGCATTCACAATATAAAGAGTTTTATATGATCATCTAATCATATTTATGCGTTTACATTGCTTTCAAAGTAATGAATTTACAAATTAGTTTCTTTTGCtaatataacaatatataattgaTTGTTGTGTAAAATTCTAACACTCACGgttcataaaaattaaattcctAAAATTTTATCCCTTTGATTTCTATTATTAATATGTGTATATATAAGAACAAGTCATGTACATACATATTTGAAGATTCAATATATTCTTACTATATCATTCTATTCTATTCTATCTTATTAAGTTCTTAAAAAACATTTAGAACATGGCTCATATTTGGACAAGTTTTCTCAAAAGTTTTTTTTCCAACTCATTTTGACATTTAGTAGATTTAGGAGTTAAGAGTTATGCACTTATAATTTTGAAGCTAAAACTTAAGGAAATTAAGATGTACCacaaaatgcaaataaataaaatggaaTGCTTTGGTATGAAACCGCATTACACAAACTAGTTATCATAATCCTTGCATTCAAAACCGCACTACATTGAGAAATGTGGCTTGTGGCATTCGTCTATACTATTTTGTGTTGTCTAAAATGGTAAATAGGTAATTTCAGGCTTTGCATTTTGCAAGCACTATTTGATATACACAAGAATAATACTGAGGGGAAACAAATGAAATTATTTCTTCCCATTTCTGTGCACTAAGGCTGAGGGTTAgagattttatattttaaaaaaatgaaaaaaaatagataaacaTGTACAAGGCTAACAAAATTTTATAGAAAAGTTAgctatttttcaatcatacCATCTTCCAAGAGAGAGCATTATACATCTGTTACTGTGTGCAATCCTATATATTTGAGTGCTAATTATCCTGTTTAGGATTTTTAACACTTGAGATAAATGTGTGGTGAAGTCAGAAGTTAAAAATTCAGGTGCAGATGCTGATAACACAGTCCAGCAATGGGCCAGAATGTTGTTTTAGTCAAAGCACCCTTGAAGAATAAAGGGAAATTACTGCACTGTAATCAAATAAATCCTTGGCTCTGTAAAAAAACCACAATAGTTTACTCATCAGAATCTGACTtctaatttagttttaaaaaatattataataacaTCTTTtgagaaaaggaataaaataaacaaacaagaaattttaatgttattgttgaaaacaaaaatacaaGTGGACAAAATGATTcttaaaagatttttaagaagaaaaatttgttttcgactgaccgatttttttcttttagcgAATAAATTTGTCCCTCAACACAAAAAAGATGAATTTGTTATTAAAGAGAAAACATTGTTGACCACACAGATAATGGAAGtgtttaaattttgattaaaaaattaaaaaaaaattgtcttttatctcataaaagaaattataaacaaaaaaacCGTGCAAGCATcatttcttaaaaataaaagagtgaaTCAGTAAACATTTTATTTACCTCAACCAAACCGTGATTTTCTGGCTCCTCTTCTCATGCCATTCTCAAAATGCAAGTCTTCATTAATGTTGCCCTGTAAAGTTTTGGCAAGGAAAAAATAAGATGCAACAAATAGAACTTGACAGGAATCAAAGGTTTGAAATGGATCCACTCATTCCAAACTGAGAATTCCAAATTTACCTGAGTACTTATCATAGAATCTGCTTTTTCTGTGGGATCATAATCCAAGTACTCATCAGCTCCATCAAATGATTCTTGATGTGTTTCATCTTGAAAGTTTGTGTAACTACGATTTCTTTGTGAAACATCAATCCCTTGTCTTGCTAAATCATATGTTCCTTTGGCAAAGTTTGGATCAAGTCCACTGATTTTACTTCTTGAGCCATCTGATAAAGTTGAAGCGGCATCTTTTCGCCTCTTAGTAGCCCAAGTAAAGCCGGTAGATCCTGAGGCCGGTGCCGGACCTGAGTATACACTATAGCCATGAGAACCATTTGTTTTGGCAGCCTCTGACTTAGCATCAAACATTGGTTTATGTTGCATCTCTTTCTGCTGCACAACTCCGATTCTTCCCTTTGTCTGATATACTTTATCATCTCTACCACCATTTTGAGCATTGTTCTGCATTTCCTTCACAAATATAGCAAAGAAAAGTGAATAAAACTAGCAATTTTCTCAAAGCAGTACATACAGCCTTGTGCACTGAAAGAATTAGGTACCTCTTTTGTAgctgttttattattattgttggggCAATCCAAAACTTTCTGGACCCGTTTTGGCCTTTTTGCTGTCGTCGCAGCCTCGCGAGCCACTCCAGCCTTTTTCCTGAGTATTTAAGATCAAGAATGGTTCAAATGAATTGTTCAAGCTATCTAAATGCAGAGAATGATTATTCTTCAATGatatattcatatatattaGTTCATCGCATAATGCTGCGATGAAATAGTATATATGAATAAGGCTGCATAAGCCAGGATTGCAGAACATGCTACCAACATGCTTTGTTCCATTTTCATAAGATGTCTATAATATTCATGAATGACAAATTGGTATGAATAGAAATAGACTGCAATGGTTTACCTCTGTGCATCATCCCGGTATTTAGCATCCATTTCTTTGCTTGGTGGATACTTTGGAAGGAATGATGGACTGCAAGCATGCGGCTTTGTGCTAAAATACTATAAAGGGGTAAAGAAATGAAACATAAAAAGTTAGAAATCAAACTCAATAACATGAAATTGGCAACAGTGAGAAATAACCATCATCATACAAAATGTATAAGCAACACATGGGAATGAATTTACCTCAGACATCAGTGCAGAGGAGGCAGTGCCACGCTCGGAAGGATCAATGGACAGTAAAGTCTCAATTAGGCTTACAGCAGTTGGAGGAAAACCTTTACACCTCTCCCAAAGAGAGCTTTCGTAGGTAGTCTGCGGTTTAAACATTGTTGCAAGAGGAAGCTTACACTTTCTCCAGAACTCTTCTGGTGGAGATCCACAAAGCTTAAAGATTCTGTGCAATTGTTCAACCTGTTGATCAAAGAAGAATAAACATCAAATTAGATGCATAGGACTCTGAAACACCTATAATATGGTTGTAGTACATGATTCACTATGAGGATTACCTCATTTCTTCCCTTAAGGATTGGCTTCCCCAGGAAAAGTTCTGCGAATACGCAGCCGACACTCCATAGATCCACTGAAACTCCATAATTCGTTGAACCCATCAAGAGCTCAGGAGCACGATACCAAAGAGTCACCACACGACTTGTTAAAGGGTTCTTGTTGTTTGGGCTAAGTGTATTTGCTAATCCAAAGTCTCCAATCTTGAGAACACCATCATTGTTCACTAATATATTGGAAACTTTAATGTCTCTATGCATAATACCTCTAAGGTGACAATGCTCCATGCCACTTAATAGCTGCCTCATGTAACATTTAATCTGTTCATGAAAAACAGGATATGAACAGATAACCCAGAAACAAACATATTCTTTCATTGACACAAATGAAATATGATGACAAACCTGTGATTCACTGAACTTGATGTCCGGAGAAGATACTAGGCCAGCAAGATCATGCTCCATGTATTCAAACACAAGGTAGATGCTGTGTGAAAGTTGGGAAGTGATTATGCCCTCCAATTTCATGACGTTTGGATGGTCAAGTGCACGGAGGATTATAATCTCTCTTGCCATGAACCTAATACTCTCCGGTTGGAAATTGTCAAATCGCACCTTCTTCAGGGCAACCATCCTCCCACTATGAACTTCACGTGCTTGGAAAACACTGCTGTATGTACCTTGTCCAATCTGCAGAATGATGTTAAAGATCAACTTCTCCAAACAACTCAGACAAAAAATCTGCTAATATGTATTGCTGTGCAAAAATTTCCTTTTTGAATCAATGCATGCATTAGCATCAAATTCCTCCAAACAACTTAGACATAACCCCAAAATTTTTCAACTCCAATGCGTTAAGAACACCATTATTGTTTATTTAAATGTCTCAATCTTTCGacaaaaagtttaaattttccttatttcccaTAAGATAACAACTCATATGCAATTGCCTTCATATTAAAACTCATATGCAATTGCCttcatattaaatttattagatGACAATTTAGTTAAACATATCAAATTATTCAACATTCTTAACTTTCAACTTCACGtaaagatataattaattttccaCCTTCCAGTCAATATATAACCATTCATTATATCTTCCTATCAACTTAAATTTTAGGATACCACgtataacaaatttaattgaataaaaacacataaaaacacaaaaatagtGGAATTGATTGAAGGAATATACCTTGTCCAATTTCTCAAAAGCATCACTTTTGAGAGGAACCATGCCGTGAATGGCTTCACCGGCAACAGATGTGAGCCACGGTGGCCAACCAGCAGCAATGCTTTCAGCTTCCACAAACCTATGCGACAAACCAATCCTCGCATTCAATGCCCCAATTTGCCTCGAGCTCCCTCTCCCACCATTATTCCCATTCCCATTCTCCCTCACCACCATATCCTTACTACTCTTCTTCTCAAGCTTCTCCGCAGCCGCCGCCTCGTCGCCTTTCGCGTCACCACCTCCTTCCCGGACCTCCGCAGCCTCACCGGCAACCACCGCGGAGGTGGAAGAACGGCCCCTGGAAGCGGGGGAAGAAGACACCACCGCCCCAACGCGACCGGAGGCGAGTCTGCCTCTCCGCGAATAGGATTTGACGTATGCTACGCCATCGTCGGCCGGCGAAGCAGATGGATCTCCGGCACGAGCCTTCTTGGAGTTAACACAACCCATTTACCAGTTAGTGAGGTCCAAAAACGGTAAGTTTGGGGTGTTATCTCCTGCATCTATGGACCAGGCTCTCGAAAGCGGGTTCGCGAAAACCGCTTTCGAGAAACCGGAGAAGCGTTTTTGGTTGTGTTGTTAGAATTGCGGGTCAGAAACCCAGAAAGAAATGCATTTGAAAGAGGAATAATGGGGGCAGAAGAAGAGAAACGGTAGGTTCTTTTTTGGGAAGGGTTTGTTTGTGTTTTGGCAAGAATAGAATGGAAGGAAGGAGGGGTTGTTGTTCGACTTTGTTGCGAGATGTGAGGAGGGTGagggtgatggtggtggtggttcgTTTCTGAAGAACAACGCTCCGAAAGCATAGGAAGAGAGAGACTCCAACAATTCGTTGGTCCGAATCAATGCATGCTTTTTTTTTGGGGGGTTGTCGTTgcaaaagaaacacaaaaagagaaagataaaatggagagagagagaggagagagaagatCCACTGGTCGTGGTCATCGTCGTGGCGGAGACGGTGGTTGTCACTCACTCCATTGACGTGTGCTTTGCATGGTTTTCATTTCATATACGTACACgtatacatacatatatttCTCTTTGACTCTATCCAAAATTTTCAGGAGACATAATAGATCAACTTAAACTAATTATCCAattaaattgttttttttttatatataaacagACAAAAgctaatataaattttattttgatatactAATGGTATACACAAAGAGCTATCATACATGTACACTGACACGGACACGGACATATACACGAGATATATCGATAcgtgaattttaaaattttacatgaTATAGGAATAcgtatatatgtaaaatataaagtattttttagataaatagtaatgatattttaatattttattgatattaaaatataaattaaatttttttaattatttttaatgtcttatcttaattatatcaagtatttaaaatatttttgttttataaattaataatatatactatatctaaatttattttaagaatatacgTTAAAAATAAAACTGGACATGCTAGCACGTCatggtatttaggtgtgtccaGGTATGTCCGgagaataattttttactttttattaagacacgTATCGCACGAGTGTCGATAAGTATCATATCCGAAATGTGTTTAACACAGACACGACAATTCAATAAAATGTCCGTACTTCATACACAAAGAGTTTTTTGTATAATtatctaattaaatttatatagttagactattttttaaataattaatatttcaaTATACAACTTATTATTTACGTAAAattctttaataaataaatgtaaTATATTTATCTTCttaaatttaactaatttaaagaATGTTCTAAACACCTTAAATCCTACACTTAagtataaatttatatataattatttttatatgaaaataattaaaaattattaaataatttaatatatttaattaaattattatttaataattttttattattaatttctcgtaaagatatgattttttgacTCTCTATACACCATTTATACAAAGAGATTAAGATGACTAagtataaatttatatataattatttttatatgaagataattaaaaattattaaataatttaatatatttaattaaattattatttaataattttttattatcaatttcTCGTAAAGATATGAATTTTTGACTCTCTATACACCATTTATACAAAGAGATTAAGATGTCTCATTGAGATTTGAgaccaaaataaatattttgattctttttataattttaaatttttgttacaTTGGTGGAGAtattctcttttatattttatgctTCCATTTAAAACTTTAATGTTTTGACCATCTTttggttaaaaataataaagttagCGACATATGTATCTCTTTCCTCACTTTACCGtcagattaaaaaaaatgagtagAAGTTTAAGTCTATCTAATctaaatctaaattaaaaaagaaataataagaattatatatatttttcccGTTTTTCTTTCAGGGAATTAGAACGTGCTTCTCTTACTTTTAAGAACAAAGCCAAATTCGAAATTGCTTGTTATTCCCAAGGA
This window contains:
- the LOC130976651 gene encoding cyclin-dependent kinase C-2 C-like produces the protein MVPLKSDAFEKLDKIGQGTYSSVFQAREVHSGRMVALKKVRFDNFQPESIRFMAREIIILRALDHPNVMKLEGIITSQLSHSIYLVFEYMEHDLAGLVSSPDIKFSESQIKCYMRQLLSGMEHCHLRGIMHRDIKVSNILVNNDGVLKIGDFGLANTLSPNNKNPLTSRVVTLWYRAPELLMGSTNYGVSVDLWSVGCVFAELFLGKPILKGRNEVEQLHRIFKLCGSPPEEFWRKCKLPLATMFKPQTTYESSLWERCKGFPPTAVSLIETLLSIDPSERGTASSALMSEYFSTKPHACSPSFLPKYPPSKEMDAKYRDDAQRKKAGVAREAATTAKRPKRVQKVLDCPNNNNKTATKEEMQNNAQNGGRDDKVYQTKGRIGVVQQKEMQHKPMFDAKSEAAKTNGSHGYSVYSGPAPASGSTGFTWATKRRKDAASTLSDGSRSKISGLDPNFAKGTYDLARQGIDVSQRNRSYTNFQDETHQESFDGADEYLDYDPTEKADSMISTQGNINEDLHFENGMRRGARKSRFG